A region of the Cucurbita pepo subsp. pepo cultivar mu-cu-16 chromosome LG14, ASM280686v2, whole genome shotgun sequence genome:
TGAGAGGCTTGCAGGACTTTGGGCTCAGAATTACTCCTTCAAAAAGAAAGGTTCCATCTTCTTCTGTTGTCTCAAATGGTTCTGAAATGCTTGCAACTGATACCAATGCTTTGGCTCCTCGTGATGGTGTTTGTAGCATTGGAAATGATAGCGATGCAAACGGTaagctaaattttaatatattgaattGATAGCGATGTCAGAACGGTCTCAAAGTAGACTGCCACAGCTAGATTGACTGCATCATGTGTTTTCTTCTTTAGGGATGCAGCAAATTGATCGTGTGAAGAGGAGCAAGTGTATGTATCTTCCAGCTGATTCTAGTGATTCATTGGAATACAGAGAACCTTCTCTAGGTCAGGTTGAGATGTCAACACCCCATTCAGGAACCCGGGTTATGCCTTCTCGGCCTGATTCCCTGGTTGAAGAAAATGCTTCTGGTTCATATGAAAATGATTCTTCTGACTCAGAGActgattctgattcttctAGGTCAGATCAGGACGTGGATAATGACACGGCTGCACTTTCGGGtaattatgtatatttatatcatatatggATGGATGTTTCTCGTGTGGATATCATTCTACTAATTTGTGTGCTACAGATTTCAATGATGTATTTTACTCGAGTGCTTATCCTAATATGAATAGTATCgtctcattttttcttaaaacgATCTATACCATCTAAAGGCacctattaaatattttggtcTTTCACACCTCCAATGACTGAGATACAATATACAAAGTCGCTGTATATTTTGCTTCTAGCATTTGTTTGGTTGAGGTATTGTTCTTGGTAAGGgtagaaatggaaaattttgaattactAATTCGGTGTTCTGGATGcgagttttttttctttcccttctttcattccTTTGGTTGCAATCTTAACTTATTACTGCAAATGAAAAACACAAGTTAACCTTCCTTGAGCTGTAGATTGTTAGATCTCTCAACTGTAGGATTAGTTTGCAGTTAGTATAGTGTTCCTATTGGTTGGTTAATTTATTCCatatatatttggtttttTCAGATTCCACTTTGCCTTCAGAAAAGGAGCCGAGTACATTTGAAAGAACGGACGCACAAGAGCATGTAAATATGAGCAGCGAGGAGCCTGATGATTCTGTGCATTCTGGTGACATGTCTCACCTGTATCATCATGAACCCGTGTCTACTAACGAAGCAGTGTCTAAGTGGCAATTGAAGGGGAAAAGGAATGTTCGTAATCTTTCTAAGAGGCCTGTCGGAGTAGACGACGAACCATCAAGCCACCTATGGGTACATGGGAAGACAAGACTTAATAAcaagaattattattttgatgataGCATGGAGGGAGATGCTGATGCATTGGAAGAAGAATATTATTTGGCCTCAAAAAGAGTTTCAAAAGATCAGTATCTTGCCAGAAACTATATGCCCGACTGGGAAGGTCAGCCTGCTTTGAAAGGATATTGGGATGTCAAAAATCCCTTGTATGGTATCCGTCATCATTTTGGTGGGAGGACAAGAACTATACTAATAGATGTTGATCTGAAGGTCCATGCAAGTTACCAGAAAGAGCCTGTTCCTATAGTATCACTCATGAGCAAGTTAAATGGGCAGGCTATAATCGGGCATCCAATTCAAATTGAAACGCTCGAAGACGGGTTTTCTGAAACGCTTCTTTCTGATGGTCTAGGCAACGGACCGAGTGAAAATGATGGAAGCACAGCACTTCAACCAGCTTGGAGGACGGCAAGGAGGACAGCAAACGTTCGCATCCCTCGCCCTCATCTGCCAACAGTACTGGATGGTGAAGAAGCTGGCTATGACTCTCCTTTTGGTGATcaagaaaggaaaacaagGTGCAAAAGAGTGAAAACCGGGGTCAACAGTCACAAGGCAGGCGCGGGGCAGGGGAGGGGCCAACCACACATTCCCcgagcttcttcttcttctcatgaGAGAAGGCTCCCAAGAAAGATGGTAAAGAAAGTAAGCATATCATCTAATAACCAGAAGACTAAGACTAGAACTTTGTCTTCAATAGGCGTTGAGCAGAACCATAGTAACATGGCAATACATGATAGTGTAACTTGTCAAATGAATGGATTGATGAAACCAGAATCATCTGGGCCACCAACTGTAGCATGCATACCTGTAAAATTAGTGTTCAGTAGATTATTAGAGAAGATCAATAGGCCACCCTCCAAAGCCACCACCACTAATAACGTGGTATTgttgttaaataataataattctaataCAGATCCTTGACAAGTTACTCACTTGTAGTGTATACTCATGACAGCCCCAAATAAATGTATATCCCCTGGTGCTTGCAAATTGGTAGTGGATATTGCCAGCCCTGATTCTTGAGAGGATGAAGTTGAACATGATGGCCTATATTAGCTGTAATAAGTAGTAATTAGGGGACCGTATTCTTTTAAGTTGTTAATTGTGGGATTTATATAGGAGaatgtatattttttgttcaatacAAGATAGTTCTTTGATCTGTCTGTTTTACCTTGTTTAGAAGTCACAAGCAAGAAATCTGCTGGAGACTGAATTCACTGTAAATCTTTATTTAGCTGTTTCCAAGGGCCACTTCATT
Encoded here:
- the LOC111810884 gene encoding uncharacterized protein At1g51745-like isoform X4, which encodes MPVCNLNTEESWEISNASNNKDWYNLEKSKRVKPFRCGEFDDCIERAESSQGMPIKKREKYARREDAILHALELEKELLKKQGKLNLCSDQMTIESSGVTAKKEILSSEHIGTDDMNDGHSESHQFSKIVDVNYDSKITDPCHKASEGAQLSGEDDHSEARPRMRGLQDFGLRITPSKRKVPSSSVVSNGSEMLATDTNALAPRDGVCSIGNDSDANGMQQIDRVKRSKCMYLPADSSDSLEYREPSLGQVEMSTPHSGTRVMPSRPDSLVEENASGSYENDSSDSETDSDSSRSDQDVDNDTAALSDSTLPSEKEPSTFERTDAQEHVNMSSEEPDDSVHSGDMSHLYHHEPVSTNEAVSKWQLKGKRNVRNLSKRPVGVDDEPSSHLWVHGKTRLNNKNYYFDDSMEGDADALEEEYYLASKRVSKDQYLARNYMPDWEGQPALKGYWDVKNPLYGIRHHFGGRTRTILIDVDLKVHASYQKEPVPIVSLMSKLNGQAIIGHPIQIETLEDGFSETLLSDGLGNGPSENDGSTALQPAWRTARRTANVRIPRPHLPTVLDGEEAGYDSPFGDQERKTRCKRVKTGVNSHKAGAGQGRGQPHIPRASSSSHERRLPRKMVKKVSISSNNQKTKTRTLSSIGVEQNHSNMAIHDSVTCQMNGLMKPESSGPPTVACIPVKLVFSRLLEKINRPPSKATTTNNVVLLLNNNNSNTDP
- the LOC111810884 gene encoding uncharacterized protein At1g51745-like isoform X1, which translates into the protein MGSPGSGAVDYAVGSIVWVRRRNGSWWPGKILGSDELSSSHLTSPRSGTPVKLLGREDASVLNTEESWEISNASNNKDWYNLEKSKRVKPFRCGEFDDCIERAESSQGMPIKKREKYARREDAILHALELEKELLKKQGKLNLCSDQMTIESSGVTAKKEILSSEHIGTDDMNDGHSESHQFSKIVDVNYDSKITDPCHKASEGAQLSGEDDHSEARPRMRGLQDFGLRITPSKRKVPSSSVVSNGSEMLATDTNALAPRDGVCSIGNDSDANGMQQIDRVKRSKCMYLPADSSDSLEYREPSLGQVEMSTPHSGTRVMPSRPDSLVEENASGSYENDSSDSETDSDSSRSDQDVDNDTAALSDSTLPSEKEPSTFERTDAQEHVNMSSEEPDDSVHSGDMSHLYHHEPVSTNEAVSKWQLKGKRNVRNLSKRPVGVDDEPSSHLWVHGKTRLNNKNYYFDDSMEGDADALEEEYYLASKRVSKDQYLARNYMPDWEGQPALKGYWDVKNPLYGIRHHFGGRTRTILIDVDLKVHASYQKEPVPIVSLMSKLNGQAIIGHPIQIETLEDGFSETLLSDGLGNGPSENDGSTALQPAWRTARRTANVRIPRPHLPTVLDGEEAGYDSPFGDQERKTRCKRVKTGVNSHKAGAGQGRGQPHIPRASSSSHERRLPRKMVKKVSISSNNQKTKTRTLSSIGVEQNHSNMAIHDSVTCQMNGLMKPESSGPPTVACIPVKLVFSRLLEKINRPPSKATTTNNVVLLLNNNNSNTDP
- the LOC111810884 gene encoding uncharacterized protein At1g51745-like isoform X2, encoding MGSPGSGAVDYAVGSIVWVRRRNGSWWPGKILGSDELSSSHLTSPRSGTPVKLLGREDASVDWYNLEKSKRVKPFRCGEFDDCIERAESSQGMPIKKREKYARREDAILHALELEKELLKKQGKLNLCSDQMTIESSGVTAKKEILSSEHIGTDDMNDGHSESHQFSKIVDVNYDSKITDPCHKASEGAQLSGEDDHSEARPRMRGLQDFGLRITPSKRKVPSSSVVSNGSEMLATDTNALAPRDGVCSIGNDSDANGMQQIDRVKRSKCMYLPADSSDSLEYREPSLGQVEMSTPHSGTRVMPSRPDSLVEENASGSYENDSSDSETDSDSSRSDQDVDNDTAALSDSTLPSEKEPSTFERTDAQEHVNMSSEEPDDSVHSGDMSHLYHHEPVSTNEAVSKWQLKGKRNVRNLSKRPVGVDDEPSSHLWVHGKTRLNNKNYYFDDSMEGDADALEEEYYLASKRVSKDQYLARNYMPDWEGQPALKGYWDVKNPLYGIRHHFGGRTRTILIDVDLKVHASYQKEPVPIVSLMSKLNGQAIIGHPIQIETLEDGFSETLLSDGLGNGPSENDGSTALQPAWRTARRTANVRIPRPHLPTVLDGEEAGYDSPFGDQERKTRCKRVKTGVNSHKAGAGQGRGQPHIPRASSSSHERRLPRKMVKKVSISSNNQKTKTRTLSSIGVEQNHSNMAIHDSVTCQMNGLMKPESSGPPTVACIPVKLVFSRLLEKINRPPSKATTTNNVVLLLNNNNSNTDP
- the LOC111810884 gene encoding uncharacterized protein At1g51745-like isoform X3, with the translated sequence MPVCKDWYNLEKSKRVKPFRCGEFDDCIERAESSQGMPIKKREKYARREDAILHALELEKELLKKQGKLNLCSDQMTIESSGVTAKKEILSSEHIGTDDMNDGHSESHQFSKIVDVNYDSKITDPCHKASEGAQLSGEDDHSEARPRMRGLQDFGLRITPSKRKVPSSSVVSNGSEMLATDTNALAPRDGVCSIGNDSDANGMQQIDRVKRSKCMYLPADSSDSLEYREPSLGQVEMSTPHSGTRVMPSRPDSLVEENASGSYENDSSDSETDSDSSRSDQDVDNDTAALSDSTLPSEKEPSTFERTDAQEHVNMSSEEPDDSVHSGDMSHLYHHEPVSTNEAVSKWQLKGKRNVRNLSKRPVGVDDEPSSHLWVHGKTRLNNKNYYFDDSMEGDADALEEEYYLASKRVSKDQYLARNYMPDWEGQPALKGYWDVKNPLYGIRHHFGGRTRTILIDVDLKVHASYQKEPVPIVSLMSKLNGQAIIGHPIQIETLEDGFSETLLSDGLGNGPSENDGSTALQPAWRTARRTANVRIPRPHLPTVLDGEEAGYDSPFGDQERKTRCKRVKTGVNSHKAGAGQGRGQPHIPRASSSSHERRLPRKMVKKVSISSNNQKTKTRTLSSIGVEQNHSNMAIHDSVTCQMNGLMKPESSGPPTVACIPVKLVFSRLLEKINRPPSKATTTNNVVLLLNNNNSNTDP